One window of the Megalops cyprinoides isolate fMegCyp1 chromosome 2, fMegCyp1.pri, whole genome shotgun sequence genome contains the following:
- the LOC118772652 gene encoding intelectin-like isoform X3, whose translation MLRWTALAWSCLLVSEMYEFNSNGLYFLTSSSGVTYQTFCDMTTAGGGWTLVASVHENNLFGKCTVGDRWSSQQGDNPNLPEGDGSWSNKVTFGTAEAATSDDFKNPGYYDITAEDVSIWHVPNNSPVNQWNMAAILRYHTSRKFLTLHGGNLYNLFKSYPVKYKAGICNTDKGPVIPIEYDFGSDESVTKLYGPNTKTQFEPGFISFRVFNHEQAAMAICSGVKATGCHLEHFCVGGGGHFPEGEGRQCGDFTSFDWDGYATHAGWSASKEVTEAAMLIFYR comes from the exons ATGTTACGCTGGACAGCTTTGGCGTGGTCTTGTTTGCTGGTGTcagaaatgtatgaatttaaCTCAA ATGGCCTTTACTTCTTAACCTCCAGCAGTGGTGTCACTTACCAGACCTTCTGTGACATGACCACCGCTGGTGGTGGCTGGACTCTGGTGGCCAGCGTACATGAGAACAATTTGTTTGGGAAGTGCACTGTGGGGGACCGCTGGTCCAGCCAGCAAGGAGACAACCCAAATTTGCCTGAAGGAGATGGCAGCTGGTCCAATAAAGTCACCTTTggcacagcagaggcagcaaCTTCTGATGACTTCAAG AATCCAGGATATTATGACATAACTGCTGAGGATGTGTCAATATGGCATGTTCCCAACAACTCTCCTGTGAATCAGTGGAATATGGCCGCCATTCTGAGATACCACACTTCAAGGAAATTCTTAACACTTCATGGAGGAAACCTTTACAACTTGTTCAAG AGCTATCCTGTTAAATACAAAGCTGGTATCTGCAACACCGACAAAGGACCAGTCATTCCCATTGAGTATGATTTTGGAAGCGATGAATCTGTCACTAAACTGTATGGCCCCAACACCAAAA cacagtttgAGCCAGGATTCATCTCATTCAGAGTTTTCAACCACGAACAAGCTGCCATGGCAATATGCTCTGGAGTCAAAGCTACTGGATGCCACCTTGAACAT ttctgtgttggaggGGGTGGCCACTtcccagagggagagggaagacaATGTGGAGATTTCACATCCTTTGACTGGGATGGCTATGCAACTCATGCTGGGTGGAGCGCATCAAAGGAAGTGACAGAGGCTGCCATGCTGATATTTTATCGCTAA
- the LOC118772652 gene encoding intelectin-like isoform X1 — translation MLRWTALAWSCLLVSEMYEFNSMATPPDVQHSENLYSQHTVTYSRSCKEIRDNYGITQDGLYFLTSSSGVTYQTFCDMTTAGGGWTLVASVHENNLFGKCTVGDRWSSQQGDNPNLPEGDGSWSNKVTFGTAEAATSDDFKNPGYYDITAEDVSIWHVPNNSPVNQWNMAAILRYHTSRKFLTLHGGNLYNLFKSYPVKYKAGICNTDKGPVIPIEYDFGSDESVTKLYGPNTKTQFEPGFISFRVFNHEQAAMAICSGVKATGCHLEHFCVGGGGHFPEGEGRQCGDFTSFDWDGYATHAGWSASKEVTEAAMLIFYR, via the exons ATGTTACGCTGGACAGCTTTGGCGTGGTCTTGTTTGCTGGTGTcagaaatgtatgaatttaaCTCAA TGGCAACTCCCCCTGATGTCCAGCATTCGGAAAATCTGTATAGCCAACACACGGTCACATATTCTAGGAGCTGCAAAGAAATTCGTGACAACTATGGCATCACTCAAG ATGGCCTTTACTTCTTAACCTCCAGCAGTGGTGTCACTTACCAGACCTTCTGTGACATGACCACCGCTGGTGGTGGCTGGACTCTGGTGGCCAGCGTACATGAGAACAATTTGTTTGGGAAGTGCACTGTGGGGGACCGCTGGTCCAGCCAGCAAGGAGACAACCCAAATTTGCCTGAAGGAGATGGCAGCTGGTCCAATAAAGTCACCTTTggcacagcagaggcagcaaCTTCTGATGACTTCAAG AATCCAGGATATTATGACATAACTGCTGAGGATGTGTCAATATGGCATGTTCCCAACAACTCTCCTGTGAATCAGTGGAATATGGCCGCCATTCTGAGATACCACACTTCAAGGAAATTCTTAACACTTCATGGAGGAAACCTTTACAACTTGTTCAAG AGCTATCCTGTTAAATACAAAGCTGGTATCTGCAACACCGACAAAGGACCAGTCATTCCCATTGAGTATGATTTTGGAAGCGATGAATCTGTCACTAAACTGTATGGCCCCAACACCAAAA cacagtttgAGCCAGGATTCATCTCATTCAGAGTTTTCAACCACGAACAAGCTGCCATGGCAATATGCTCTGGAGTCAAAGCTACTGGATGCCACCTTGAACAT ttctgtgttggaggGGGTGGCCACTtcccagagggagagggaagacaATGTGGAGATTTCACATCCTTTGACTGGGATGGCTATGCAACTCATGCTGGGTGGAGCGCATCAAAGGAAGTGACAGAGGCTGCCATGCTGATATTTTATCGCTAA
- the LOC118772652 gene encoding intelectin-like isoform X2 produces the protein MSLYQVATPPDVQHSENLYSQHTVTYSRSCKEIRDNYGITQDGLYFLTSSSGVTYQTFCDMTTAGGGWTLVASVHENNLFGKCTVGDRWSSQQGDNPNLPEGDGSWSNKVTFGTAEAATSDDFKNPGYYDITAEDVSIWHVPNNSPVNQWNMAAILRYHTSRKFLTLHGGNLYNLFKSYPVKYKAGICNTDKGPVIPIEYDFGSDESVTKLYGPNTKTQFEPGFISFRVFNHEQAAMAICSGVKATGCHLEHFCVGGGGHFPEGEGRQCGDFTSFDWDGYATHAGWSASKEVTEAAMLIFYR, from the exons atgtctttatatCAAGTGGCAACTCCCCCTGATGTCCAGCATTCGGAAAATCTGTATAGCCAACACACGGTCACATATTCTAGGAGCTGCAAAGAAATTCGTGACAACTATGGCATCACTCAAG ATGGCCTTTACTTCTTAACCTCCAGCAGTGGTGTCACTTACCAGACCTTCTGTGACATGACCACCGCTGGTGGTGGCTGGACTCTGGTGGCCAGCGTACATGAGAACAATTTGTTTGGGAAGTGCACTGTGGGGGACCGCTGGTCCAGCCAGCAAGGAGACAACCCAAATTTGCCTGAAGGAGATGGCAGCTGGTCCAATAAAGTCACCTTTggcacagcagaggcagcaaCTTCTGATGACTTCAAG AATCCAGGATATTATGACATAACTGCTGAGGATGTGTCAATATGGCATGTTCCCAACAACTCTCCTGTGAATCAGTGGAATATGGCCGCCATTCTGAGATACCACACTTCAAGGAAATTCTTAACACTTCATGGAGGAAACCTTTACAACTTGTTCAAG AGCTATCCTGTTAAATACAAAGCTGGTATCTGCAACACCGACAAAGGACCAGTCATTCCCATTGAGTATGATTTTGGAAGCGATGAATCTGTCACTAAACTGTATGGCCCCAACACCAAAA cacagtttgAGCCAGGATTCATCTCATTCAGAGTTTTCAACCACGAACAAGCTGCCATGGCAATATGCTCTGGAGTCAAAGCTACTGGATGCCACCTTGAACAT ttctgtgttggaggGGGTGGCCACTtcccagagggagagggaagacaATGTGGAGATTTCACATCCTTTGACTGGGATGGCTATGCAACTCATGCTGGGTGGAGCGCATCAAAGGAAGTGACAGAGGCTGCCATGCTGATATTTTATCGCTAA